The stretch of DNA GGGAGGCGCGGCGACGCGCGCGGCTGCGGGGACGGTCTCAAGCACGGGAGAAACCTTTCGGGCTGATCCGCAGCACGAGGGCGGCCAGCACCGCGATGGCGATGCTGCCCAGGATCGGGCTCACGAAGGTGCTGATCAGGACCTGCACGGCCCCGAAGACCAGGCAGGCCGCCGCGAGTGCCAGGTACGAGGCGTCGGCGACCATCACCAGCATGAAGGCGCCGATCAGCCAGGAGACGCCCATGTTCGGGTCGACGCTGGTGAGCGGCGTCAGCAGGACGCCCGCCAGCGCCGCCAGGCCGGCGCCGATCATGAACACCACGAGGCGCACGCGCCCCGTGTCGATGCCGAGGCTGCGCGCCAGGGTCTCGTTCATGATCACCGCCCGGGCCGAGAGCCCGAGCCGGGTCCGCTCGATGGTCAGCGCGAACAGCGCGCCGATGGCCAGCGCGATGCCCAGGGCGACGAGCCGGTAGGCGGAATAGTCGACGCCGAGGATCTCGACGGTGCCCGAGAGCAGGTTCGGGGTGAGCTGGACGTCGCGGCCGAAGCCCAGGGTGATGAGCTGCCCGACCACGATGCCGAGCCCCCAGGTGGCGAGGATCGCGTCGAGGGGCCTGCGGTAGAGCGGGCGGATGATGAAGTGCTCCGCGAGCCCGCCGAGCAGGGCGCCGACCACGAAGGCGAGCGGCAGCGCCGCCCAGGGATTGAGCCCGAGCTTGGCGGTGACCACCGCGCAATAGGCGCCGACCGTCAGCCACGCCCCGTGGGCGAAGTTGATGATCTTGAGTACGCCGAAGATCGCCAGGAGGCCGATCGAGACCACGAACAGGATCGCCGCGGTGGTCAGGATGTCGAGGGTGAGCAGCATCGGGAGGTCCGGGTGCGCGGGAACGGAAAGGCACGGCGGGCGACGCTGCGCCCCCTTCCCCCTCTGCGGGGGAGGGTGGCCCTTGCGTCGGCAGGGGTCGGGTGAGGGGAACCCCGCTTCCAGAAAAGACGCGCCCGGCATGGCGGGATGAGGCCCGTCCGGCACCGTCGCTGCCCTCTCCCGGCCCCCTTCGGGGGGCCCCCTCCCCCGCAGAGGGGGGGAGGGGAAGCGGGGGCTTCCTCAGTCCCCTCCGCTCACGGCAGCTTCGGGCACTGCTCGCCGGGATCGACGTCCTTGAAGGTCCCGGCGACCTTCACCGATCCGTCCGCCTGGATCTGGCCGAGATACATGGTCAGCGGCGCGTGGTGCTGCTTGCTCATGCGGATCGTGCCCCGCGGCCCGGTGAAGCTCACCGTCGGCAGCGCCTCCAGCACCTTGGCGGTCTCGGTCCCGCCCGCCTTCTCGGCCGCGGCCTTGTACAGGTAGATCGCCTCGTATTCCGGCACCGAGAGGTCGTTCGGCGTGCGCAGTTCCGCACCGAACTTCTTCTTCATGGCCGCCAGGAAGGTCTTGTTCTCCGGGCTGTCGATCCCGGTGACGTAGGAGGCCGAAAGGTAGACGCCCTCGGCGTCCGCGCCCATGCTCTTGGCGGTGCCCTCGTCCAGCGCGAGGTTGGCGAAGGGCAGCGTCACGCCCGCGCCGCGCAATTGCTTGGTCAGCGTGACGTTCGGCGCGCCGCCCGCGGTCGAGGTGATCAGCGCGTCGGGCTTGGCCTCCTTTAGCTTCGAGATGATCGCCGTCCAGTCGCTGCCGTCCATCGGCAGGTATTCCTCGCCCAAAACCTTGCCGCCGGTCTTCTCGACGTAGCCCTTGGCGAAGCCCAGCATGCCGCGGCCGAAGGCGTAGTCGCTGCCGATCAGGAAGTAGGTCTTGGCGCCCTTCGCCTTGAACGCATCCAC from Methylobacterium sp. PvR107 encodes:
- a CDS encoding branched-chain amino acid ABC transporter permease, yielding MLLTLDILTTAAILFVVSIGLLAIFGVLKIINFAHGAWLTVGAYCAVVTAKLGLNPWAALPLAFVVGALLGGLAEHFIIRPLYRRPLDAILATWGLGIVVGQLITLGFGRDVQLTPNLLSGTVEILGVDYSAYRLVALGIALAIGALFALTIERTRLGLSARAVIMNETLARSLGIDTGRVRLVVFMIGAGLAALAGVLLTPLTSVDPNMGVSWLIGAFMLVMVADASYLALAAACLVFGAVQVLISTFVSPILGSIAIAVLAALVLRISPKGFSRA
- a CDS encoding substrate-binding protein, with protein sequence MMKWSLVGAATLALAASAAQAADGKPIVIGIPIGLSGANSVVAPSVVQSAELAVEEINAQGGVLGRKLALEVADDASGAAGAQKAFDSLIYQKKVDVLISMETSAARNAGLPAVTKGKVPYIYTSFYEGHSCNRNMFVDAWVPEQQVPPVVDAFKAKGAKTYFLIGSDYAFGRGMLGFAKGYVEKTGGKVLGEEYLPMDGSDWTAIISKLKEAKPDALITSTAGGAPNVTLTKQLRGAGVTLPFANLALDEGTAKSMGADAEGVYLSASYVTGIDSPENKTFLAAMKKKFGAELRTPNDLSVPEYEAIYLYKAAAEKAGGTETAKVLEALPTVSFTGPRGTIRMSKQHHAPLTMYLGQIQADGSVKVAGTFKDVDPGEQCPKLP